The following are encoded together in the Raineyella sp. LH-20 genome:
- a CDS encoding YceI family protein, whose translation MTELVPGTWTIDPAHSEVAFTIRHMMSKVRGNFGDVSGQIVTGSADPKDATVRAEVAVASINTNQAQRDEHIRASDILGAAQFPTFAFTSTSVEGDGEDYKIHGDLTIKDVTRPVTFDATFNGAIDPDAFGLFRMGAEGTTVINKKDFGVEFNIPLQGDAVMLGDKVTISVTLEATLDR comes from the coding sequence ATGACCGAACTCGTCCCCGGCACCTGGACCATCGACCCCGCCCACTCCGAAGTGGCCTTCACCATCCGGCACATGATGAGCAAGGTGCGCGGCAACTTCGGCGACGTCAGCGGACAGATCGTCACCGGGTCCGCCGACCCGAAGGACGCCACCGTCCGTGCCGAGGTCGCCGTCGCCTCGATCAACACCAACCAGGCCCAGCGTGACGAGCACATCCGCGCCTCCGACATCCTCGGTGCCGCACAGTTCCCGACCTTCGCCTTCACCTCGACCTCCGTGGAGGGCGACGGTGAGGACTACAAGATCCACGGCGACCTGACCATCAAGGACGTCACCCGGCCGGTCACCTTCGACGCCACCTTCAACGGTGCGATCGACCCCGATGCATTCGGGCTGTTCCGGATGGGTGCCGAGGGCACCACCGTGATCAACAAGAAGGACTTCGGCGTCGAGTTCAACATCCCGCTGCAGGGTGACGCCGTCATGCTCGGCGACAAGGTCACCATCAGCGTGACCCTCGAGGCCACCCTCGACCGCTGA
- a CDS encoding MarR family transcriptional regulator, giving the protein MTAVPTTECPPRWLDDEQQQIWRTYLRGVHHLNEYLDRALRPFDLSLAEYEILVSLSEADEHRLRMSDLADAVHQSRSRLTHTVGRMEKSGLIERVACPSDRRGVWAQLTPAGYDLLVTAAPCHVESVRTALVDAATPEDFQALGRVFAEVLAVPDVSNGRSGQI; this is encoded by the coding sequence ATGACCGCAGTGCCCACGACCGAGTGTCCGCCCCGATGGCTGGACGATGAACAGCAACAGATCTGGCGTACGTATCTACGCGGTGTCCACCACCTCAACGAATACCTCGATCGCGCCCTGCGTCCGTTCGACCTCTCCCTCGCCGAGTACGAGATCCTCGTCTCGCTCTCCGAGGCCGACGAGCACCGGCTCCGGATGTCGGATCTCGCCGATGCCGTCCACCAGTCCCGTTCCCGCCTCACCCACACGGTCGGCCGGATGGAGAAGTCCGGCCTGATCGAGCGGGTGGCCTGCCCGAGCGACCGGCGCGGCGTCTGGGCCCAGCTCACCCCGGCCGGCTACGACCTGCTGGTGACGGCCGCTCCGTGTCATGTCGAATCCGTGCGCACGGCGCTGGTCGACGCCGCCACCCCGGAGGATTTCCAGGCGCTCGGCCGGGTGTTCGCGGAGGTGCTCGCCGTCCCCGACGTCAGCAACGGTCGATCCGGCCAGATCTGA
- a CDS encoding FAD-binding and (Fe-S)-binding domain-containing protein — protein MRLPSVLSRPRPTERPATSGHSPADRFAEGLERARIADRYDTSTLTRGLYSSDSSIYRLVPTGVVRPHDTEELRQVLAAARSAGITVTARGAGTSCAGNAVGEGIVVDTLKHLTRIVEVDPTTRTAVVEPGVVQDRLQKAAAPHGLRFGPDPSTSTRCTIGGMIGNNACGPRALGYGRTADNIVSLEVVTGTGETLVLGPADDPATTPVADSPALTALQKLVAANLATIRTEFGHFSRQVSGYSLEHLLPENGFDVASFFAGTEGTLGMVTRARVRLVSDAPHKVTVALGYPSMPEAADATPLLLEHHPVAIEGLDRRIVNVVAERQGPAAVPELPGGDGWVFIEMVGDDADEVRRRAQAMAEAALAANPAARGGIVDDLQLAARLWKIRADGAGLAGVAFDKPAYPGWEDSAVPPAQLGAYLRDLDDLLQRHGLRGLPYGHFGDGCVHCRIDWPLTEPDGAAHYKRFIEEAADLVGRYGGSMSGEHGDGRARSALLPKMYSRTAIALFGEVKRIFDPENLLNPGVLVDPAPVEADIRAVAAGTSPLRREHLHFSDEAHRCTGVGKCIADNTSGGGVMCPSYQATRNEKDSTRGRSRALQEMVNGGLFVDGWRSVEVLEALDLCLSCKGCRRDCPTGIDMAAYKAEFLDHYYAGRLRPRDHYFIGLLPMWGRLVTSIPGLHRVANAALGLKPLAALAKWAAGADQRRTIPTFAAGRSTRAAGRLLHLEQVQRPRKAWHGEVVIWTDSFTDVFAGGALPSVIKVLLDAGYAPRLLGREACCGLSWISTGQLDGARSRMRRAMDVIHPILATGTPVIGIEPSCTSVWRSDVRDLLPDDPRTPAMAGVLTLAELLARTPDYQVPDLTGTTIVAQPHCHQSSVIGYGADAELLKRTGAEIRTLGGCCGLAGNFGSVTGHYEVSVQVAGHDLLPAIDAAGPDAVILADGFSCRTQVADLADRTALTLAELLARGPQH, from the coding sequence ATGCGCCTGCCGTCCGTGCTGTCCCGTCCCCGCCCCACCGAACGCCCTGCGACCTCCGGCCACTCCCCGGCCGACCGTTTCGCCGAGGGACTGGAGCGGGCGCGGATCGCGGACCGCTACGACACCAGCACGCTGACCCGCGGGCTCTACTCCTCCGACAGCTCGATCTACCGGCTGGTACCGACGGGCGTCGTACGCCCCCACGACACCGAGGAACTGCGGCAGGTGCTCGCCGCCGCCCGGAGCGCCGGCATCACCGTGACCGCCCGCGGCGCCGGCACCTCCTGCGCCGGCAACGCGGTGGGTGAGGGGATCGTTGTCGACACGCTCAAGCACCTGACCCGGATCGTCGAGGTCGACCCGACCACCCGCACCGCCGTGGTGGAGCCCGGCGTGGTCCAGGACCGGCTGCAGAAGGCCGCCGCGCCGCACGGCCTGCGGTTCGGGCCGGATCCGTCCACCAGCACCCGCTGCACGATCGGCGGCATGATCGGCAACAACGCCTGCGGCCCCCGGGCGCTGGGGTACGGGCGGACCGCCGACAACATCGTCTCCCTGGAGGTGGTGACCGGCACCGGGGAGACCCTGGTGCTCGGCCCGGCCGACGACCCGGCCACCACGCCGGTGGCCGACTCCCCCGCCCTGACCGCCCTGCAGAAGCTCGTCGCGGCCAACCTGGCGACGATCCGCACCGAGTTCGGCCACTTCTCCCGCCAGGTCTCCGGCTACTCATTGGAACACCTGCTGCCGGAGAACGGTTTCGACGTGGCGTCGTTCTTCGCCGGCACCGAGGGCACCCTCGGGATGGTGACCCGCGCCCGCGTGCGCCTCGTCAGCGACGCCCCGCACAAGGTGACCGTCGCCCTCGGCTACCCGTCGATGCCGGAAGCCGCCGACGCCACCCCGCTGCTGCTGGAGCACCATCCGGTCGCGATCGAGGGCCTCGACCGGCGGATCGTCAACGTGGTCGCCGAGCGCCAGGGACCGGCAGCGGTGCCGGAACTGCCCGGGGGCGACGGCTGGGTGTTCATCGAGATGGTCGGCGATGACGCCGACGAGGTGCGCCGCCGCGCCCAGGCGATGGCCGAGGCGGCGCTGGCCGCGAACCCGGCCGCCCGCGGCGGCATCGTCGACGACCTGCAGCTCGCCGCCCGGCTGTGGAAGATCCGAGCCGACGGGGCCGGGCTGGCCGGAGTCGCGTTCGACAAGCCCGCCTACCCCGGCTGGGAGGACTCCGCCGTCCCGCCGGCCCAGCTGGGCGCCTACCTGCGCGACCTGGACGACCTGCTCCAGCGCCACGGCCTGCGCGGACTGCCGTACGGCCACTTCGGCGACGGGTGCGTACACTGCCGGATCGACTGGCCGCTCACCGAGCCGGACGGTGCGGCGCACTACAAGCGATTCATCGAGGAGGCCGCTGACCTCGTCGGTCGATACGGCGGCTCGATGTCGGGCGAGCACGGCGACGGTCGGGCCCGCTCCGCGCTGCTGCCGAAGATGTATTCCCGTACAGCCATCGCACTGTTCGGCGAGGTGAAGCGGATCTTCGACCCGGAGAACCTGCTCAACCCGGGCGTGCTCGTCGACCCGGCACCGGTCGAGGCGGACATCCGCGCGGTCGCCGCCGGCACGAGCCCGCTCCGGCGCGAGCACCTGCACTTCTCCGACGAGGCACACCGGTGCACCGGCGTCGGCAAGTGCATCGCCGACAACACGTCCGGTGGCGGCGTGATGTGCCCGTCCTACCAGGCGACCCGCAACGAGAAGGACTCCACCCGCGGCCGCTCCCGCGCGCTGCAGGAGATGGTCAACGGCGGCCTTTTCGTCGACGGCTGGCGCTCGGTGGAGGTGCTGGAGGCCCTCGACCTGTGCCTGTCCTGCAAGGGCTGCCGCCGGGACTGCCCGACCGGGATCGACATGGCCGCCTACAAGGCGGAGTTCCTCGATCACTACTACGCCGGACGGCTCCGGCCCCGCGACCACTACTTCATCGGCCTGTTGCCGATGTGGGGCAGGCTGGTGACCAGCATCCCGGGGCTGCACCGGGTCGCGAACGCCGCGCTCGGGCTGAAGCCGCTGGCCGCGCTGGCGAAGTGGGCCGCCGGGGCCGACCAGCGCCGCACCATCCCGACCTTCGCCGCCGGCCGGTCCACCCGGGCGGCCGGGCGGCTGCTGCACCTCGAGCAGGTCCAGCGGCCCCGGAAGGCCTGGCACGGCGAAGTGGTGATCTGGACCGACTCGTTCACCGACGTGTTCGCCGGCGGCGCTCTGCCCTCGGTGATCAAGGTGCTGCTGGACGCCGGCTACGCGCCGCGGCTGCTGGGCCGGGAGGCCTGCTGCGGCCTGTCGTGGATCTCCACCGGCCAGCTCGACGGCGCCCGCTCGCGGATGCGCCGGGCGATGGACGTCATCCACCCGATCCTGGCCACCGGCACCCCGGTGATCGGCATCGAGCCGTCCTGCACCTCGGTGTGGCGCAGCGACGTCCGCGACCTTCTGCCGGACGATCCGCGCACGCCCGCGATGGCCGGCGTGCTCACCCTGGCCGAACTGCTCGCCCGCACCCCCGACTACCAGGTGCCCGACCTGACCGGCACCACGATCGTCGCCCAGCCGCACTGCCACCAGTCGTCGGTGATCGGCTACGGCGCCGACGCTGAGTTGCTGAAGCGCACCGGGGCCGAGATCCGTACGCTCGGCGGCTGCTGCGGCCTGGCGGGCAACTTCGGGTCGGTGACCGGGCACTACGAGGTGTCGGTGCAGGTCGCCGGACACGACCTGCTGCCGGCGATCGACGCCGCCGGGCCCGATGCGGTGATCCTCGCCGACGGCTTCTCCTGTCGTACGCAGGTGGCCGACCTCGCCGACCGGACGGCCCTCACCCTCGCCGAACTGCTGGCGCGGGGCCCCCAGCACTGA
- a CDS encoding acetaldehyde dehydrogenase (acetylating), which translates to MSKKYTAAIVGSGNIGTDLMFKLLRKSEHIQPTHMIGIDPESDGLKRAARVGLKTSAEGAKWLLAQDDRPDFVFEATSAKAHAAWAPAYKEAGIHAIDLTPAAVGPFLCPPVNLDSLTDVMNVNMITCGGQATTPMVAAVSRVVPVDYAEIVASIASKSAGPGTRANIDEFTETTSAALEAVGGAKKGKAIIILNPVEPPMMMRNTVYCSLPAEAAEPGVTQDAVKESIARMVETVQSYVPGYKLVAEPQFDHARPEWKDWGRVTCLVQVRGAADYLPEYAGNLDIITSAATRTGDLLVDRIEAGKTQEGVRA; encoded by the coding sequence GTGTCGAAGAAGTACACCGCAGCGATTGTCGGTTCCGGCAACATCGGTACGGACCTGATGTTCAAGCTGCTCCGCAAGAGTGAGCACATCCAGCCGACCCACATGATCGGCATCGATCCGGAGTCCGACGGCCTCAAGCGCGCCGCCCGCGTCGGCCTGAAGACCTCCGCCGAGGGCGCCAAGTGGCTGCTCGCCCAGGACGACAGGCCCGACTTCGTCTTCGAGGCGACCAGCGCCAAGGCCCACGCGGCCTGGGCCCCGGCCTACAAGGAAGCCGGCATCCACGCGATCGACCTCACCCCGGCCGCCGTCGGCCCGTTCCTCTGCCCGCCGGTCAACCTCGACTCACTGACCGACGTGATGAACGTCAACATGATCACCTGTGGCGGCCAGGCGACCACTCCGATGGTCGCCGCCGTGTCGCGTGTCGTGCCGGTCGACTACGCCGAGATCGTCGCCTCGATCGCCTCGAAGTCCGCCGGCCCCGGCACCCGGGCCAACATCGACGAGTTCACCGAGACCACCTCGGCAGCTCTCGAGGCCGTCGGCGGCGCCAAGAAGGGCAAGGCGATCATCATCCTCAACCCGGTCGAGCCGCCGATGATGATGCGCAACACGGTGTACTGCTCGCTGCCGGCCGAGGCCGCCGAGCCGGGCGTCACCCAGGACGCCGTCAAGGAGTCCATCGCCCGGATGGTCGAGACCGTCCAGTCGTACGTTCCCGGCTACAAGCTCGTCGCCGAGCCGCAGTTCGATCACGCGCGTCCGGAGTGGAAGGACTGGGGCCGGGTCACCTGCCTGGTGCAGGTCCGCGGCGCCGCCGACTACCTGCCGGAGTACGCCGGCAACCTCGACATCATCACCTCCGCCGCCACGCGCACGGGCGACCTGCTCGTCGACCGCATCGAGGCCGGCAAGACCCAGGAAGGGGTGCGGGCATGA
- the dmpG gene encoding 4-hydroxy-2-oxovalerate aldolase, whose translation MSSAKHTLDPNTTYAARIIDTTLRDGSHAVRHQFTIEQVKDVTRALDAAGVDIIEVTHGDGLAGSSFNYGFSKVNEMDLIEAAKGEAKHAKIAALMLPGLGTLHELREAKERGIDVIRIATHCTEADVSIQHFQEARTMGLETAGFLMLSHMIEPDQLAKQARIMADAGCQCVYVVDSAGAMILDQVGERVRALKDELGDDAEVGFHGHQNMSFGVANSVYAVAEGATWIDGSLRGLGAGAGNSPTEVLAAAFERLGIKNNVDTIKILAAAEDVAAPIIPRQPMMDRASIIQGKVGVYNSFLFHAERAADRYGVPVQDILEEAGRRGYVGGQEDMLIDVAVSLASGGSAA comes from the coding sequence ATGAGCTCCGCCAAGCACACGCTGGATCCCAACACGACGTACGCCGCGCGGATCATCGACACCACGCTGCGCGACGGCTCCCACGCGGTCCGCCACCAGTTCACCATCGAGCAGGTCAAGGACGTCACCCGCGCCCTCGACGCCGCCGGTGTCGACATCATCGAGGTCACCCACGGCGACGGTCTGGCCGGCTCGTCCTTCAACTACGGCTTCTCCAAGGTCAACGAGATGGACCTGATCGAGGCCGCCAAGGGCGAGGCGAAGCACGCCAAGATCGCCGCGCTGATGCTACCGGGGCTGGGCACCCTGCACGAGCTGCGCGAGGCCAAGGAACGTGGCATCGACGTGATCCGGATCGCCACCCACTGCACCGAGGCCGACGTCTCGATCCAGCACTTCCAGGAGGCCCGCACCATGGGCCTGGAGACCGCCGGCTTCCTCATGCTGTCCCACATGATCGAGCCCGACCAGCTGGCCAAGCAGGCCCGGATCATGGCCGACGCCGGCTGCCAGTGCGTGTACGTCGTCGACTCCGCCGGCGCGATGATCCTCGACCAGGTCGGCGAGCGGGTCCGCGCGCTGAAGGACGAGCTCGGCGACGACGCCGAGGTCGGCTTCCACGGCCACCAGAACATGAGCTTCGGCGTCGCCAACTCGGTCTACGCGGTCGCCGAGGGCGCCACCTGGATCGACGGATCGCTCCGCGGCCTGGGTGCCGGCGCCGGCAACTCCCCCACCGAGGTGCTGGCCGCGGCCTTCGAGCGTCTCGGCATCAAGAACAACGTGGACACCATCAAGATCCTGGCCGCGGCCGAGGACGTCGCCGCCCCGATCATCCCCCGCCAGCCGATGATGGACCGGGCGTCGATCATCCAGGGGAAGGTCGGCGTCTACAACTCGTTCCTCTTCCACGCCGAGCGCGCCGCCGACCGGTACGGCGTCCCGGTCCAGGACATCCTGGAGGAGGCCGGCCGTCGTGGCTACGTCGGTGGCCAGGAGGACATGCTGATCGACGTGGCCGTCTCGCTGGCGTCCGGCGGCAGCGCGGCCTGA
- a CDS encoding IclR family transcriptional regulator, which yields MTTGQRDSRTAVDKALALLRAFGDEVTTGVGVSELARRTELSKSTAFRLLGILERNGAVERAGSNYRLGPMIHDLPTPESAPEIDMLRDVLTPFLSILYEQSRQTVHLAVLQGTDVVYLNKLHGFHRVPSPSRIGGRVPAYCTGIGKAMLAYDPVLIDQVCSSELPAITPHTITDPDKLRRQLARVKEQGIAFDFEEVRRGLNCVAAPVMSPTHTPVAGLSISGPVGKFDPRRWATPLRQISFEASKVYAAQLRARRQRAATVKSA from the coding sequence ATGACAACGGGCCAGCGCGACAGCCGGACTGCCGTCGACAAAGCATTGGCGCTGCTTCGAGCCTTTGGGGACGAAGTGACGACCGGGGTCGGGGTGAGTGAACTGGCGCGTCGCACTGAGCTCAGCAAGTCGACCGCCTTCCGCCTGCTGGGAATCCTGGAGCGCAACGGGGCCGTCGAGCGTGCCGGCAGCAACTACCGGCTGGGCCCGATGATCCACGACCTCCCGACGCCCGAGTCCGCGCCCGAGATCGACATGCTGCGCGACGTGCTCACGCCCTTCCTGTCGATCCTCTACGAGCAGTCCCGACAGACGGTGCACCTCGCCGTCCTGCAGGGCACGGACGTGGTGTACCTGAACAAGCTGCACGGCTTCCACCGGGTGCCCTCTCCCTCGCGGATCGGTGGGCGGGTGCCGGCCTACTGCACCGGCATCGGCAAGGCGATGCTGGCGTACGACCCGGTCCTGATCGACCAGGTGTGCAGCTCCGAACTGCCGGCGATCACCCCGCACACCATCACCGACCCCGACAAGCTGCGCCGGCAGCTGGCCCGGGTCAAGGAGCAGGGCATCGCCTTCGACTTCGAAGAGGTGCGCCGCGGGCTCAACTGCGTGGCCGCGCCGGTGATGTCGCCCACCCACACTCCGGTGGCCGGGCTGAGCATCTCCGGGCCGGTCGGCAAGTTCGATCCGCGCCGTTGGGCGACTCCGCTGCGCCAGATCTCCTTCGAGGCCTCCAAGGTCTACGCCGCCCAGCTGCGGGCCCGCCGCCAGCGGGCCGCGACGGTGAAGTCGGCCTGA
- the ettA gene encoding energy-dependent translational throttle protein EttA gives MAEFICTMHNVRKKLGDKVVLDNVTMSFFPDAKIGVVGPNGAGKSTLLKLMAGLLQPDNGDVMIAKGASVGILLQEPPLTEGKTVLENIQEGVAEIKGKLDRFNEIGMEMADPDADFDALMAEMGELQTALDAANAWDLDSQLEQAMDALRCPPADAIVDVLSGGERRRVAMCKLLLEQPDLLLLDEPTNHLDAESVAWLEGHLKSYPGAVLAVTHDRYFLDNVASWICEVDRGQLHPYEGNYSTYLDTKRKRLQIEGQKDAKRAKILEKELEWVRSSPKARQAKNKARLARYEELAAEAERNRKLDTSEINIPPGPRLGNDVLKADDVHKAFDDRELFDGLGFELPRAGIVGVIGPNGVGKSTLFKMIVGQEEPDSGSLDLGKTVSISYVDQSRAGIDAEKNVWEVVSDGLDFIKVANFEMPSRAYVASFGFKGPDQQKKSGMLSGGERNRLNLALTLKMGGNLLLLDEPTNDLDVETLQSLEDALLEFPGCAVVISHDRWFLDRVATHILAWEGTEDDPAQWFWFQGNFEDYEKNKVERLGVEAARPHRTTHRRLTRG, from the coding sequence GTGGCTGAGTTCATCTGCACGATGCACAACGTCCGCAAGAAGCTGGGTGACAAGGTCGTTCTCGACAATGTCACGATGTCGTTCTTCCCCGACGCCAAGATCGGCGTGGTCGGCCCGAACGGCGCCGGCAAGTCGACCCTGCTGAAGCTGATGGCCGGGCTGCTCCAGCCCGACAACGGCGATGTGATGATCGCGAAGGGCGCCTCGGTCGGCATCCTTCTGCAGGAGCCGCCGCTGACCGAGGGCAAGACCGTGCTGGAGAACATCCAGGAGGGCGTGGCCGAGATCAAGGGCAAGCTCGACCGGTTCAACGAGATCGGCATGGAGATGGCCGACCCGGACGCCGACTTCGACGCCCTGATGGCAGAGATGGGGGAGCTGCAGACCGCGCTCGACGCCGCGAACGCCTGGGACCTCGACTCCCAGCTCGAGCAGGCCATGGACGCCCTGCGGTGCCCGCCGGCCGATGCGATCGTCGACGTGCTGTCCGGTGGTGAGCGCCGCCGGGTCGCGATGTGCAAGCTGCTGCTCGAGCAGCCCGATCTGTTGCTCCTCGACGAGCCCACCAACCACCTGGACGCCGAGTCGGTCGCCTGGCTCGAGGGCCACCTGAAGTCCTACCCGGGCGCCGTGCTGGCGGTCACCCACGACCGGTACTTCCTCGACAACGTCGCCAGCTGGATCTGCGAGGTCGACCGCGGCCAGCTGCACCCGTACGAGGGCAACTACTCCACCTACCTGGACACCAAGCGCAAGCGGCTCCAGATCGAGGGTCAGAAGGACGCCAAGCGCGCCAAGATCCTGGAGAAGGAACTGGAGTGGGTGCGGTCCAGCCCGAAGGCCCGCCAGGCGAAGAACAAGGCCCGTCTGGCCCGCTACGAGGAACTGGCGGCGGAGGCGGAGCGCAACCGCAAGCTCGACACTTCCGAGATCAACATCCCGCCGGGCCCGCGCCTCGGCAACGACGTGCTCAAGGCCGACGACGTGCACAAGGCCTTCGACGACCGAGAGCTGTTCGACGGGCTGGGCTTCGAGCTGCCGCGCGCCGGCATCGTCGGCGTGATCGGCCCGAACGGTGTCGGCAAGTCGACGCTGTTCAAGATGATCGTCGGCCAGGAGGAGCCGGACAGCGGCTCCCTGGATCTCGGCAAGACCGTCTCCATCTCGTACGTCGACCAGAGCCGCGCCGGCATCGACGCGGAGAAGAACGTCTGGGAGGTCGTCTCGGACGGCCTGGACTTCATCAAGGTCGCCAACTTCGAGATGCCGTCCCGCGCGTACGTGGCGTCCTTCGGCTTCAAGGGCCCGGACCAGCAGAAGAAGTCCGGCATGCTGTCGGGCGGTGAGCGCAACCGCCTCAACCTGGCCCTCACGCTGAAGATGGGCGGCAACCTGCTGCTGCTCGACGAGCCGACCAACGACCTGGACGTCGAGACGCTGCAGTCGCTCGAAGACGCGCTGCTGGAGTTCCCCGGCTGCGCCGTGGTGATCTCCCACGACCGGTGGTTCCTCGACCGGGTCGCGACCCACATCCTCGCCTGGGAGGGCACCGAGGACGATCCGGCGCAGTGGTTCTGGTTCCAGGGCAACTTCGAGGACTACGAGAAGAACAAGGTCGAACGCCTCGGCGTCGAGGCCGCACGGCCGCATCGCACCACGCATCGCCGGCTCACCCGTGGCTGA
- a CDS encoding single-stranded DNA-binding protein, with protein sequence MDAIITLTGNLGADPRIRMVGPEQHLFTEFSIAHTPRIQRDGQWHDGTTTWYRITCWRRLAENAFQSLRRGDSVIVHGKVRTHEWADKDGVLQTRDEIEALSIGPDLNRGTVVVVRRPRPAAPLRTAEEATADASADDSQATNVEADAMGATGQEPVRIDAQQETTAAYGAPTGLVTDASAEPVVSAPSGTYAGLAGPGDDDFTGDPDDLPVDDGVDAYRRAVA encoded by the coding sequence ATGGACGCCATCATCACGCTCACCGGCAATCTGGGGGCCGACCCACGGATCCGCATGGTGGGCCCGGAACAGCACCTCTTCACCGAGTTCTCCATCGCGCACACTCCGCGGATCCAACGCGACGGCCAGTGGCACGACGGCACCACCACCTGGTACCGGATCACCTGCTGGCGCCGCCTCGCCGAGAACGCGTTCCAGTCCCTGCGCCGCGGCGACTCCGTGATCGTCCACGGCAAGGTCCGCACCCACGAATGGGCCGACAAGGACGGGGTGCTGCAGACCCGCGACGAGATCGAGGCGCTGTCGATCGGTCCCGACCTGAATCGCGGCACCGTCGTGGTGGTCCGCCGCCCCCGGCCCGCGGCGCCCCTGCGCACCGCCGAAGAGGCGACCGCCGACGCCAGTGCAGACGACTCGCAGGCCACCAACGTCGAGGCCGACGCCATGGGCGCCACCGGCCAGGAGCCGGTGCGGATCGACGCGCAGCAGGAGACGACCGCGGCGTACGGTGCGCCGACCGGCCTTGTCACCGACGCCAGCGCCGAGCCGGTCGTGTCGGCTCCTTCCGGAACGTACGCGGGGCTCGCCGGGCCGGGCGACGACGACTTCACCGGGGACCCGGACGACCTTCCCGTCGACGACGGTGTCGACGCGTACCGCCGGGCGGTCGCCTGA
- a CDS encoding GTPase, whose translation MARSSKPGLADRLRALGEAADAASGRVDAQLVEEANSVVRRAGQRLRFSGAATVTALAGATGSGKSTLFNALAGSEVSVPGIRRPTTGQPAAVTWGDEPTSELLDWLQVPRRHHVDAYGGEAGLDGLVLLDLPDHDSVEVSHRMEVDRLVRLVDMLVWVVDPQKYADAALHDNYLVPLREYAPVMMVVLNQTDLLNREDRRRTLDDLRGLLDREGLQEVPVHAVSALTGEGMAELRAILAGRVRDKQAVADRVGVDIDRIVTRLSKASGTAQMPRVDDRTVTELDTACARAAGVPAVTEAVGQAWRRRGRGATGWPVVSWVATLRPDPLRRLHLDLGPRRRARREIESGVDATHAPTALSRTSVTSLKGVPAAQVDAALRVLADQASAGLPRGWADAVRTAARSRTGDLSDALDRAIGSTNLQMHRNRRWWSVVRVVQWILIATVLAGLAWLAADFGLLYLRMPPLPDFSWRGIPAPTALAVGGVLLGLVLGGLSRIGVEVGARRKVVTARRALLGKIDTVTRELVVHPVTDELERYEKARAALTIAAG comes from the coding sequence ATGGCCCGTTCGTCGAAGCCCGGTCTCGCCGACCGTCTGCGTGCCCTCGGAGAAGCGGCCGACGCCGCCTCCGGGCGGGTCGACGCGCAGCTCGTCGAGGAGGCCAACAGCGTCGTCCGCCGGGCGGGTCAGCGACTGCGGTTCTCTGGAGCGGCTACCGTCACGGCGCTGGCGGGCGCCACCGGGTCGGGCAAGTCCACGCTCTTCAACGCCCTGGCCGGGAGCGAGGTGTCCGTTCCCGGGATCCGCCGGCCGACCACCGGGCAGCCGGCGGCGGTGACCTGGGGCGACGAGCCGACCTCCGAGCTGCTCGACTGGTTGCAGGTGCCGCGGCGCCACCACGTCGACGCGTACGGCGGCGAGGCCGGACTCGACGGACTGGTGCTCCTCGACCTGCCCGACCACGACTCGGTCGAGGTCTCCCACCGGATGGAGGTCGATCGTCTGGTCCGCCTCGTCGACATGCTGGTCTGGGTCGTCGATCCGCAGAAGTACGCCGACGCGGCCCTGCACGACAACTACCTCGTCCCGTTGCGGGAGTACGCCCCGGTGATGATGGTCGTGCTCAACCAGACCGATCTGCTCAACAGGGAGGACCGCCGCCGGACGCTGGACGACCTGCGTGGCCTGCTCGACCGCGAGGGCCTGCAGGAGGTGCCGGTGCACGCCGTGTCCGCGCTCACCGGGGAGGGCATGGCGGAGCTGCGGGCCATTCTCGCCGGTCGGGTCCGGGACAAGCAGGCCGTCGCCGACCGGGTCGGCGTGGACATCGATCGCATCGTGACGCGACTGAGCAAGGCTTCCGGCACCGCACAGATGCCGCGGGTCGACGACCGTACGGTGACCGAACTGGACACCGCCTGCGCCCGGGCGGCCGGTGTCCCGGCCGTGACCGAGGCGGTCGGGCAGGCCTGGCGGCGCCGGGGTCGGGGCGCCACCGGCTGGCCGGTGGTCTCCTGGGTGGCCACGTTGCGCCCGGATCCGCTGCGGCGCCTCCACCTGGACCTGGGCCCGCGGCGCCGCGCGCGCCGGGAGATCGAATCGGGCGTCGACGCCACCCACGCGCCGACCGCGCTGTCCCGGACCTCGGTCACGTCCTTGAAGGGCGTCCCCGCTGCCCAGGTCGATGCCGCGTTGCGTGTGCTGGCGGACCAGGCCTCGGCCGGCCTGCCCCGCGGCTGGGCGGACGCCGTACGGACAGCGGCCCGCTCGCGGACCGGCGACCTCTCCGACGCGCTGGACCGGGCCATCGGGTCGACGAACCTGCAGATGCACCGCAACCGCCGGTGGTGGTCTGTGGTCCGCGTCGTCCAGTGGATCCTGATCGCCACGGTGCTGGCCGGCCTGGCCTGGCTCGCGGCGGACTTCGGCCTGCTCTACCTGCGGATGCCACCGCTGCCCGACTTTTCCTGGCGAGGCATCCCGGCCCCGACCGCACTGGCGGTCGGTGGGGTGCTGCTCGGCCTCGTCCTCGGCGGCCTGAGCCGGATCGGCGTCGAGGTCGGTGCCCGACGGAAGGTGGTGACGGCACGTCGGGCGTTGCTCGGCAAGATCGACACCGTCACCCGCGAGCTGGTCGTCCACCCGGTCACCGACGAGCTCGAGCGCTACGAGAAGGCCCGTGCGGCGCTGACCATCGCTGCCGGCTGA